Proteins from a single region of Scatophagus argus isolate fScaArg1 chromosome 23, fScaArg1.pri, whole genome shotgun sequence:
- the LOC124054637 gene encoding prostaglandin D2 receptor 2-like, with the protein MMFCLLNQKENFTKSPSYPAENFTSLSYFTISLHGLFSSIGIIENLIILGVVGFHVRRSVISVWILNLAASDLLATSSLPFFTLYMAKGHTWTLGTTFCRINSSIFFLNMFVSGFLLSAIALDRCLVVLRPVWAQNYRNVQLVGKICGAIWALAVLCTIPFYIFRDTIPLNGKILCYYNYAQFLPNQPYDLASLCKQRKESLALMKLFLAFLIPLLIIIFSYAAVNNYLLRRGCRRPFRFVRLVVAVVVIFVVCWAPYHLFIIMEVMAPSGHPVQIFASQALPISSTIGFLNSILNPILYVFSCPDLCSKIRHSLGAVMESVLVEDLAELARRRSTLRSSVSTTEITLKQINNSVPSLSPKVDVQEQDESLVELAQN; encoded by the coding sequence ATGATGTTCTGTCTTCTCAACCAGAAGGAAAATTTCACCAAGAGCCCATCATACCCAGCAGAGAATTTCACTTCTTTGAGTTATTTTACCATTTCCCTGCATGGATTATTCTCTTCCATTGGCATCATAGAAAACCTCATCATCCTTGGAGTAGTGGGTTTCCATGTCCGTCGCTCGGTTATCAGCGTCTGGATCCTGAACCTTGCAGCTTCTGATCTATTGGCCACCTCTAGCCTCCCCTTCTTCACCCTCTACATGGCCAAAGGTCACACCTGGACATTGGGAACAACCTTCTGCCGCATTAactcctccatcttctttctCAACATGTTTGTCAGTGGCTTCCTGTTGTCGGCCATTGCTCTCGACCGCTGCCTGGTGGTTTTGAGACCCGTCTGGGCTCAGAACTATAGGAATGTTCAACTAGTAGGGAAGATATGTGGGGCGATTTGGGCTTTGGCTGTGCTCTGCACTATTCCCTTCTACATATTCCGTGACACCATTCCCCTAAATGGCAAGATTCTGTGTTACTACAATTATGCTCAATTCCTCCCTAATCAGCCGTATGACCTGGCATCTTTATGTAAGCAGCGCAAGGAGTCCTTGGCCTTAATGAAGCTTTTTCTAGCCTTCCTGATCCCTctgctcatcatcatcttcagctATGCTGCTGTGAACAATTACTTGCTGCGCAGAGGCTGCCGACGGCCTTTCCGATTTGTTCGACTTGTTGTAGCTGTGGTGGTCATCTTTGTAGTCTGCTGGGCTCCGTACCACTTGTTCATCATCATGGAGGTGATGGCTCCCAGTGGGCATCCTGTTCAGATATTTGCAAGCCAGGCCCTTCCAATTTCCTCAACCATTGGCTTCCTTAACAGCATCCTTAACCCCATTCTTTATGTGTTCAGCTGCCCTGACCTCTGCAGTAAGATAAGACATTCTCTGGGTGCGGTGATGGAGAGTGTCCTGGTAGAGGATCTGGCAGAACTGGCCCGACGCCGTAGCACTCTTCGCAGCAGTGTCAGCACAACCGAGATTACATTGAAACAGATAAATAATTCTGTTCCAAGCTTGTCACCTAAAGTAGACGTGCAAGAGCAGGATGAAAGTCTTGTTGAGCTTGCTCAGAACTGA
- the si:dkey-165a24.9 gene encoding G-protein coupled receptor 4, producing MTNRDMSNDSCNLPLDTDTFGLTCIYGLIFSLGLPSNLLSLWGLYHLGRSGGGGCQLVYILNLLLSDLLQLLTLPLWILYLQGAHRWPYGQLTCELVGYVFYVNVYASVMFLCLIALDRCLAIVYPISSRRVRTVRVAVVSGVAVWTLTFLFCLSGLLPSVFDSERLLCLEQYPVSPGYAHFKIITVALGFLLPCAILGYTSAHIGVTLRQSPSLSDHERHKIVGILVVITVNFIVVFGPYHLVGGYRFVYLLLTDEPCGLERSIFLIYRLCYGLTSLNTLLDPLFYIFLCPDARLELQRSLPCLGRGQNTHKKITFSTRAHPANQRENETGHNNLLAI from the exons ATGACCAACAGAGACATGTCCAATGACAGCTGCAACCTCCCCTtggacacagacacatttgGCCTGACCTGCATTTATGGCCTGATCTTCTCTCTGGGTCTTCCCAGcaacctgctgtctctctgggGACTCTACCACCTGGGCCGATCTGGTGGGGGGGGCTGTCAGCTGGTGTACATCctcaacctgctgctgtcagaccttctgcagctgctcacctTGCCACTGTGGATCCTTTATCTCCAAGGTGCACACCGCTGGCCCTACGGCCAGCTAACCTGCGAGCTGGTGggttatgtattttatgtaaatgtctATGCCAGTGTCATGTTCTTGTGCCTGATAGCGCTGGATCGCTGCCTGGCTATTGTGTACCCAATAAGCAGCCGCAGGGTGAGGACTGTCAGGGTGGCAGTGGTGTCCGGTGTTGCAGTCTGGACACTGACCTTCCTGTTCTGCCTGAGCGGACTGCTGCCATCAGTGTTTGACTCTGAGAGGCTGCTGTGCTTGGAGCAATACCCAGTCAGCCCTGGATACGCCCACTTCAAGATTATCACCGTGGCCTTAGGTTTTTTGTTGCCATGTGCCATACTTGG cTACACCTCTGCCCACATTGGGGTGACACTCCGACAATCTCCTTCCCTCTCCGACCACGAGCGGCACAAAATCGTGGGCATCCTGGTTGTGATCACGGTCAACTTCATTGTTGTATTCGGACCCTATCACCTCGTGGGTGGATACAGATTTGTGTACTTGCTGCTGACTGATGAGCCATGTGGATTGGAGCGTTCCATTTTCCTCATCTATCGCCTATGCTACGGTCTGACCAGCCTGAACACCCTGCTGGATCCCCTCTTCTACATTTTCTTATGCCCTGATGCCCGGCTAGAGCTGCAAAGGTCCCTGCCCTGTTTGGGAAGGGGGCAAAACACCCACAAAAAGATCACCTTTAGTACCAGAGCCCACCCAGCCAACCAGAGGGAGAATGAAACTGGACATAATAATCTTCTAGCAATATAA
- the ugt5g1 gene encoding UDP glucuronosyltransferase 5 family, polypeptide G1, with translation MSSIIYIFLTGLCFLLLSPTGCSGSRILVVPVDGSHWINMKVILEELHSRGHTITVLRSAKSWYIPANSSIYTSINVPMLEDEADMDYYNKMLLDVMECRRLPTFIRTFCQQYLITSMLAKGHEILARAAAIMLDDPVFITKLQDSKFDLMLTDPALTLGVLLGSYLKLPMVFNVRWINNGEGHFTIAPSPVSYVPVSGSELHDEMDFLERVKNMLHYLHSVVEQHFIINPAYSDLLQRHFRPGTDLMSLQRAADIWLVRTDFVFEFPRPTMPNLVYIGGFQCKKAHPLPVELEAFMQSSGEHGVVIMSLGTLVSALPREITEAIAAAFADLPQKVVWRFVGEKPASLGNNTLLVDWLPQNDLLGHPKTRAFVAHGGTNGMYEAIYHGVPVLGLPLLFDQFDNLHRLKVRGAARVVEAKSLTKADFLEALKDILETPSYRDNIQRLSHLHRDKPVPPMDTAIFWIEYVIRNKGAAHLQSAGFRLPWYSYFCFDVAVLIMALIGACTWVAVLVCRILCCRMSMRKLKAE, from the coding sequence ATGTCCAGCATAATCTATATATTTCTGACAGGGCTCTGCTTCCTGTTGCTCAGCCCCACTGGTTGTAGTGGCAGCAGGATTCTGGTAGTTCCTGTTGATGGCAGTCACTGGATCAACATGAAGGTGATCCTCGAAGAGCTGCACTCCAGAGGTCACACCATCACTGTGCTGCGCTCTGCCAAGAGCTGGTACATCCCTGCTAACTCCTCAATTTATACTTCTATTAATGTGCCCATGCTGGAGGATGAAGCAGACATGGACTACTACAATAAAATGTTACTAGATGTTATGGAATGCCGCAGGTTGCCGACTTTTATACGCACTTTCTGCCAACAGTACTTGATCACATCCATGTTGGCAAAGGGCCATGAGATCCTTGCCAGAGCAGCCGCTATAATGCTAGATGACCCTGTCTTTATTACGAAGCTGCAAGATTCCAAGTTTGACTTAATGTTAACGGACCCTGCTCTTACTTTAGGGGTTTTACTGGGTAGTTATCTCAAGCTACCAATGGTTTTTAATGTGCGCTGGATTAACAATGGAGAGGGCCATTTCACTATAgctccctctcctgtctcctaCGTTCCGGTGTCAGGAAGTGAACTTCATGATGAAATGGATTTTTTGGAGAGGGTCAAGAATATGTTACATTATCTCCATAGTGTTGTTGAGCAGCACTTTATCATTAACCCTGCCTACTCAGATCTGCTCCAGCGGCACTTCCGTCCTGGAACTGACTTGATGTCTTTGCAGCGTGCAGCTGATATCTGGCTGGTGAGGACAGATTTTGTCTTCGAATTCCCTCGACCCACTATGCCTAACCTGGTCTACATAGGGGGTTTCCAGTGCAAAAAGGCCCACCCCCTTCCTGTTGAATTAGAGGCCTTCATGCAGAGCTCTGGTGAACATGGGGTGGTGATCATGTCGCTGGGGACACTGGTGTCAGCCCTGCCTCGTGAGATCACAGAGGCCATCGCTGCTGCTTTTGCTGATCTCCCTCAGAAGGTGGTGTGGAGGTTCGTGGGAGAAAAGCCTGCTTCCTTGGGGAACAACACCCTGCTGGTAGACTGGCTGCCACAGAATGACCTCCTTGGACACCCCAAGACTCGTGCCTTTGTAGCCCATGGAGGAACCAATGGCATGTATGAGGCTATTTACCATGGCGTTCCCGTTCTGGGCCTGCCTCTCCTCTTTGACCAGTTTGACAACCTACACCGGCTGAAGGTACGTGGGGCAGCACGGGTGGTGGAGGCCAAATCACTCACCAAAGCAGATTTCCTGGAGGCTCTAAAGGACATTCTGGAGACTCCCTCATACCGTGACAATATACAGCGTCTCTCACACCTTCACCGTGATAAGCCAGTGCCTCCAATGGACACAGCCATCTTTTGGATTGAGTATGTAATCAGGAACAAAGGAGCAGCCCATCTGCAGTCAGCAGGTTTTAGATTGCCGTGGTACTCCTACTTCTGCTTCGATGTGGCTGTTTTAATTATGGCTCTCATTGGAGCTTGTACCTGGGTTGCAGTCTTAGTATGTAGGATTCTCTGCTGCCGAATGTCAATGAGAAAGTTGAAAGCAGAGTAA
- the LOC124054641 gene encoding cornifelin homolog A-like — protein MADKVVQNQPRPFITSTISNQWTSGICDCFQDIPQCCFSFWCFPCFACKTAHEAGECLCLPLLDAFGIIPPMTTALRVSVRQRYGIEGTICNDCVYACFCGPCSWCQISREIKTRMNPITFVNMAA, from the exons ATGGCCGATAAAGTTGTCCAGAATCAACCCAGACCCTTCATCACGTCCACTATATCCAATCAATGGACTTCTGGCATTTGTGATTGCTTCCAAGACATTCCCCAGT GTTGCTTTTCCTTTTGGTGTTTTCCTTGCTTCGCCTGTAAGACAGCACACGAAGCTGGGGAGTGTTTATGTTTACCTCTGCTGGATGCTTTTGGAATCATCCCTCCTATGACCACAGCCCTCAGGGTGTCTGTACGTCAACGATATGGCATTGAG GGTACAATTTgcaatgactgtgtgtatgcCTGTTTCTGTGGACCCTGCTCCTGGTGCCAAATATCAAGAGAAATCAAAACAAGAATGAATCCCATAACCTTTGTCAACATGGCAGCCTGA